DNA sequence from the Methanolobus psychrophilus R15 genome:
CTTGTCGCTGGCCTCTGTCTCAAATAACAGGTCGGAATATCCTTTGATGTTGCCTGCCGGATTCAGCAGGTCATGTCTCATGATATCCGTAAACAGGTCCTTGAGTTCGTTGGATTTGCGAAGTTCCTCCTCGAACTGCTTCCTCTCGCTGATATCCATGGTTGTGCCTGCAAGTCTTAACGGCTCACCGGAACCATTACGTTCGACCAGTTTTCCACGGGCGAGTATCCACCTCCATGAAGCGTTCCTCTTGTCATGCATCCTGAATTCAGATTCAAAGAAAAAGATCTCGTTCCTGAGGTGGAGCCCGATGTTCTCCATAAAAGAGGGCAGGTCGTCAGGATGCATTAGTTTTTTCCAAGAATCAAAGCTTGGCTTTATATCCCTGGGCTCATAGCCCAGCATCTCAGCCCACCTGTCATTATAGATTAGCTCGTTGTTTTTGATGTTCCAGTCCCACATGCCAAGGTCTGCACCCTTAAGGGCAAGTTCTACCCTCTCCTGGGTTCTGCGGAGTATTTCCTCAACTTCTTTGCGCTTTGTGATATCGCGTACTATTGCCAGTGCGTAGTTGTTACTTTCGTGGGTCGTGAATGTGACATTCATTTCCACAGGGGCAACTGTGTTGTTCTTTCTGATTATGGTCCTGTCAATATCGAGGAAGCGGTTCCCGCATATGTCTCGTATGTCCTGTTCCCAGAAGCGGCCGCAGAATATGCGTTCAAGTTTTTCTTTCTCCATACCAAGGAACTCATCTCTTGAATATCCTAATTGGCTGCAGGCTGTTTCATTGACGTCGATGATAACTTCCAGGCAGGGATCTATCACAAATATAAAGTCGTTAGATTCATTGATAAGATTCTTAAAAAGGCTGAGATTCTCAAGGAATAACTTGTGTTGCAGGACCATTCCCGTGAGCTCTGAGAGAATCTTCAGAGCCGGTAGCTGTTTCTTGTAGCCCGTACCATCGAATGCCGGATTCTCGATAGCTATAAACCCGACAACATTCCTGTCTATTTCAGTCGGGACTATTATCAGGGAACTCACGCCTCTTGAATGCATTATTTCCATTTCCCTTGATGCGTCCTTAGGCAATGATGTGCTCTCCAGTAGCAGCGGGTATACGTTGTTCCTTATCTGCTCCATAAGCCATGGAAAATTTGACTCGCTGAGATTCTCGAACACAGCTTTTCTTTCCTGCAGGTTTGGAGCTGCCCATTCGTGGTGGATATGCAATGAGTTCCTGTTCTTACCGAGCATGACCAGATAGTTGTATTCGGAACCGCAGAACATGCCCGTTCTCTGCAGTGTCTCATCAATAGCCCTGTCTACATCTTTGGGAGCGATGAACAGCGATATCAGGGAGGTGAGCGAACTCTCCATCTCAGAGTTCTGTTCCATCAGTTCCTCAACTCTCTTTTTCTCCTCATTCAAGTTACTTATCTTATTCTCCAGTTCCTTGTTCATTTTATCTATACGCGCACTTGCATAGATAATAGCCCCAAATGTTGTAACAATGAGTGCGGAACTGAAGACCATGACCGTTCTTTCTCCGGGCATTATAAAAGGAGACAGCATGATGGCTCCCAGCACGCATACTATCAAAAGGAACACACTATTCACAAGATTTGGTATTTTCATGTCCTGTTGCTCCGGAGGATATGCTGAAGAAAACTATTGCATATAGTATTCTCTTTTATTATATTTAGTTATTAGTAATATGTATTTTGTATATTCCGCATGGTCGAAAGGTTTAAGGGTTAAACCTAAGAAAAAACCAAAAGTTTATATCGTTTCAACTGTATAATAAATTATGCGAGGTAATAATTTTACGGATGTGTTCGCCTATGTATGATTACAAGTTGAAGATAGAAAAACTAATGATTGTCCTGACAGACCCTGATGAAGCAAAGAGACGCGGATATAAGCACTATAAAAACATCTACTATCCCACAGAAAAGAACAAGGAAGTCATCATATCCTACCAACAAACACTGACAATCAACGCATTCAAGGAAAGCACGATTCATAATAAGTTGTCTATCCTACGCTTTTTTGCAGAGCATTATCATAAGGATTTTGAACTTATGACTAAGCAGGATGTTAAGCAACTGCTGTTTAAGATCGAAACAGAGAAGACCTCCAGGGACAAAGAGCGCACTGCCGCAAGTAAGGCCATAAAGAAGCAGTTGGTCAAAGACTTCCTGAAATTCCTGTTTGAGGAAGAGATTGTAAAAGAGAAGTTCTTCGAGTCAATACATGTCAAGATACCCAACACAACAGTAACAGCCGATGATATATACACGGAAGAAGAAGTCAATGCAATGATTGGCAAGGCAATTAACTCGAGAGATAAAGCCTTCATTGCCTTGCTCTATGATGTGGGTGGGCGTATTGGCGAAATATTGCCCATGAAACTTAGAAGCATTGAGCAATTGGATAAGGCCATTAGGATTACAATATCAGGCAAGACTGGTACACGCTCAATGCTACTGGAATCCTCGATATTTTATGTGCGGCAATGGCTTAACGCGCATCCTGACAGAAACAACCCTGAGGCATATCTGTGGTGTACACTTAATGAATGTGGCACTAAAGAGCATGTGAACTACATTACGATGCTTAAAAATGTGAAGGATATAGCAAAGAAGGCAGGCATTACTAAGAGGATATATAATCATGCTTTTAGGCATTCCAGTGTCACCCGTGATGCAGAGCATTATAGTGAAGCCCTTAACAAGACCAAACATGGCTGGTCACCCAGCAGCAATATGCTTTCAAATTACAGTCACCTCAATTCTGCCAATCTTGAAAAGGCGCAACTAGAGAAGATGGGACTAGCGCCTATCAAAATAAACAGAGAACTTAACCGATGTCAAAACTGCGATGAGATTAATCCGTATGATTTTAAGTGGTGCGGTAAGTGTGGTTACGGACTAAATGCAGAAGTCAGAAAGGAGAAGGATTCATTGATAACTGATATTTTGTCCCAGTTGCAAAAGAACCCAGAGATATTTGCAGAGGCATTAACAAGAATGAAAGCGTAATTTTTTTTTCGCCCTCATGTACATCTCATACATTAAACTCTATTCTATCTCCCTATACAATGATATAAGTCAGAATTTATGCCTCGCTACAAGGGCTTTACATCAATATCATTCAAATAGCAGGTTTCAAGTACTCTTCGGGTTCTCCTCAGGTACGAAAACCCCTATTAAGGCTTCATTTGATAAATAACGGCCTAAAAACACTTACAACCTCAACATATATATAAGAATAAAATAGTATATTATTGTACAATATCAGTGATATTATAGTTTGGTATTGTACGAACAAAATAGAGTCAAATCGGTGACAGCTCTCCGGCGGCGCAACTAACACTTGCCCGATGTGTACGCTCCAAGTTAGCCTTTTTTGATCATGTACAGAAGCGGAACATGAATAAACCGGAGTAAAAAAAATGAAACTTGAAGAGTTTAAAGACTGGTCAGTGGAACTTGTCAATGAAAAGCGTGATGTGTTAGAAGCAATACAGAAATCAGGCAGCCCCATAGAAAAGGCGCTTGTTGAAACAGTCTTAAAACATGCAGGGGTGCAGGCATGAGCAGGTATACAAGTATAAAGAAGCGGAGCTGCTGCCTGACAATCGATGAAGACCTCTTCAGTGGGATTGACTCAGAAAGAGGCAGAATACCACGCAGTACCTACGTCAATTCAATCTTGGAAAAACATCTGGAAGCCAAGACGAGGAGGCTCTAAGATGACATTTGAGATAGGACCGCTAGATTATCCACTTCCCAGTGGTGTAGAGAATGCTGATGCTGCTTTGAACTGCTTGAAGGAATTTTGTGCGAAGGAAGGGCAGATCGAGGAGTAAACATCTGACAGAAAAAAGGGCAGGTAGAATCCAAAGGACTCAACCCTTCATTTATCACTAGCCGATAAATTATTCAGTTGAATCCTTTTGTAATTTATGGTTCACACGTCCCTTTTTCTGTTTGATTAACTACATGGAGTAGTCACTATGACAGAAAATAATAATATATCAGTTTACAACTCTCCAGATGAGATTCCTCTCTATGAGAAGCAGCACGTTAAGCCAATTGACTTTGACGGATTGCCTAATTTCAATGTGATCCGGCTGTTTATAAATTACATTATGTGCGTGAAAGACTCCTATCCAGAATTCGCATGGCAAAATGGTCTCTCTATGCTATCGACTCTGGTAAGAAGAAGACTGTTCACTAAAATGAATGGGGAACTCATTTACCTGAACTTATGGACATTATCACTGGGTCTTTCCGGTTATGCAAGGAAATCAGGTGCAATAGGAATTGGAAAGCGAATTGTGGGTAATGCAATCGACCATACATTCTTGCCAGAGGATACAACTCCTGAGGGCCTTATTGAAGCGATGGCATCAAGGTTACTAATATCTAGAGTCCGTAAGGATGGGACCAGTACCGTCGAACGTATTGACAGAGACCTCGAAGGAAAGATCCCATCCTCACAGATGGCTTTATGGAAAGACGAAGCTGGGCAAATGTATGCAGCGATGGGAAAGGCGCACATGCAAGGAATGGGTGAATTACTCTGCAAGCTTCATGGGTGCCCTTCTGAGTATAAGAAAAAGCTGACCTCTAAGAGCATTATAATAGAAAATGCTTACTTTACAATGAATTTAGCCACAACACCTGCCTCTTTCCTAAAACATGCAAATAGCGGTGATATTGATACTGGCTTTATTGCAAGGCACTTGATAGTGGCTCCTTCATATATAAAAGACCGTAAACCCTTGAAGGAGGACTCTGAAAGAGATAACGAAGTAGAACAAGTAATTACAAAGGCACTCAAAACTATTGATGGCATACTGCCTGATAATGAACTAAAAATTCAATTCCAGGAAGGTGTTCTTGATTTAATTGACAAGTGGGCAGCGGAACATGAAGAGTCCTTTGCACTAACCAAGGATGAAAAAATGTCCGGCTTCTTTGCCAAGTATCAAATGGATACTGTCAGGATAGCCGCGCTTATCGAGCTTGGAAATATCCCATACTACCTTGCAATGACTAAGAGGGATTCTGAAGAGGTACATATCCAAGGCAAGTTCAAAGATGAAAGTGCTGACTATTTGAATCTCATTAAGGGTTTGCCTGAAGATATAAATTATGAACTCACAGAACTGCACATATCCTTAGCAAGCATGAACTTTGCACTAAAAATCATGGATTCAGTATACTTGCCCCACGTAGCAAATCTAGATTTCATTGATGGTAAGGCTAGCTTTCAGAATGATGTGCAGAAGTTTTATGCGTTAATGGAAAAGGTGAAAAAAATGAATCGCTCAAGTCTGGTCAAGAAATTTTCTCAAAGCAGACTGGAGGAAATAACTTACGATGCTCTTGCAGAAGGACATATTGAAGTCTGTCAAGTTGCCACTGCAACAAAGTTCCAATTATGGTATGCGTATAAGCCAATGGATACTACAAATTTCAAATTGAAAGCCGATTACTCGAATGTAGTCATTGATGAGTTTGAGCCCGATATGAAACTGAAATTCAAAGCTCCAAAGGAAGTTATGGAGAGTATTATAATAAATATTGGCAAAACATTTCCCGACGACTTACCCAAATGGTAAATTGGCATGATGAGCCTTTAAAGGCTCCTCTTTTTTTTTAAATAAAATTGAAGCAATTATATAAAATACGGATAAATAATTCCCGTTTTTCTTTAACCGGTCACATACAGACTCATTAAAATTAAGCTTTATTAAAATGATATAGTTATAAGTAAAGTTATAAAGTTGAAAAGCATGATTGGGTGCTAACTATATTATAATATATAATAATAAATAAAATACATATTTTATTATGTTTTACGTGTGTGACCAGTTGGCTTGGAATGGGAATTATTTATGAGATATTTATATAAGTGCTTAATTAAAAATAAGGCACTTTGTTTTCTAGCAAATAATTCATGCTTTGAGAAAATGTAGGAATTCTCTAGGGAATTTAATACAATATACCATCCTGCATATATTATAAAAATTCAGCATCATTCAATTTTTATCACACATATCATTAACTATCATAAATTCTGCACCCATCTTAATATATTAGGTAATAGGTTTCCGTTAATTGTATGAGATGTATGAGAGGTACAAAAACGAGCCCTCGAACTATGGATAGGGGTAACATGTATCCTAGAAAATATAATCAAAATTTTTAAATGTTTCTTTCTACAGATTTTAATTGAATAGTTTAATCTCGCATCATATATTTATAATGACAATGTGTATTTGTTCAAATTAAAAGTATTCCATACTTACTCTAATTAAAAGAAGGAATCAAAATGCATATTATTGCAGAAGAAATACGTAAGTGTAAAAAGGCATGTTTTATAAATTTGTACGATGAGGTTGAGTACAACAATAAAAAATGGTCTAAAGATGAAGTAGATTCTATTAAACCATTAATTCATGGTCCTGAAAATCCAAAAATACTTCTCATCAGTCAAGCACCTTCATTACAAGCTTGGTTAAACGGGAAAACTAGCAATTCTCCTGATGGAGGGCTTGTAACAATTGAAAATAACTTTTTGATAGATTCCTTATTGCCAGCTTTTGGTTTGTCTGCAAAAGATCTTGATACTTTTAAAGAACATGTTTTTTGGATTCATGCATGTAATTGCTACCCTTGGTATAGGATATCTCAAAGCAAAAAAACAGGTATATTTACAAGACAAGATAGGCTTCCCAGTAATAAACAAAGTGAAAAATGTTTAGGGCAATGGTTGGATAGACTACTAAAAATTGATAGTATAAATGCAATTATTCTAATGGGAGGAGCTGCCACAAGCTTATTCCCACAGCTATATGAAAAATCAGAAAACTTTACCGATTTAGTCCGTGAAGTAAAAATTAGAAGTGACATAATTGATGGTATCGATATATTGCCAATTTATCATCAGTCAAGAAAAAATCGCGTATTTAACGATCCAATTGACAATTCTAAAAACGAAAAAATAAAATCCGTATTAAAAGACAATTTCATTAAGTGGATTCAGTAAACGAGGTATAAGAGAGGCAAAAGTGATGACAATAGGAAGAACAATTTCAATTTACCTGCCAGATGCCAATCCACAAGGAATTAAAATATGTGAGTTCTTTGATTCTATTGTCAAAGCTGTTTCCATTCCTAGAGCTAAATTAGATGAGGCTTCAAGCAGATCAGAACTTGAACAACCAGGTATTTATTTTCTGATAGGTGAAAAAGATGAAGTTGGGAAGCCTCAGGTGTATATTGGCGAATCTGAAGTACTTTTAACCAGACTTAACAAGCACAACAAAGAGAAAGATTTCTGGAATCAGGCCATATGTTTTGTATCAGAAAAGAATAATCTGAACAAAGCACATATTAAGTATCTTGAAAATCACGCATGTGAGCAGGCTAAATTAATCAATAAATGTGCTCTAGAAAACTGTAATACACCTACCAGATCTTCTTTAACAGATCAAGATAGAGACTTTGTTTTACGTTTCTTTGATGAATTGAAGATTATAATGGCTACTCTTGGTTA
Encoded proteins:
- a CDS encoding integrase family protein; the protein is MYDYKLKIEKLMIVLTDPDEAKRRGYKHYKNIYYPTEKNKEVIISYQQTLTINAFKESTIHNKLSILRFFAEHYHKDFELMTKQDVKQLLFKIETEKTSRDKERTAASKAIKKQLVKDFLKFLFEEEIVKEKFFESIHVKIPNTTVTADDIYTEEEVNAMIGKAINSRDKAFIALLYDVGGRIGEILPMKLRSIEQLDKAIRITISGKTGTRSMLLESSIFYVRQWLNAHPDRNNPEAYLWCTLNECGTKEHVNYITMLKNVKDIAKKAGITKRIYNHAFRHSSVTRDAEHYSEALNKTKHGWSPSSNMLSNYSHLNSANLEKAQLEKMGLAPIKINRELNRCQNCDEINPYDFKWCGKCGYGLNAEVRKEKDSLITDILSQLQKNPEIFAEALTRMKA
- a CDS encoding PAS/PAC sensor signal transduction histidine kinase; amino-acid sequence: MVFSSALIVTTFGAIIYASARIDKMNKELENKISNLNEEKKRVEELMEQNSEMESSLTSLISLFIAPKDVDRAIDETLQRTGMFCGSEYNYLVMLGKNRNSLHIHHEWAAPNLQERKAVFENLSESNFPWLMEQIRNNVYPLLLESTSLPKDASREMEIMHSRGVSSLIIVPTEIDRNVVGFIAIENPAFDGTGYKKQLPALKILSELTGMVLQHKLFLENLSLFKNLINESNDFIFVIDPCLEVIIDVNETACSQLGYSRDEFLGMEKEKLERIFCGRFWEQDIRDICGNRFLDIDRTIIRKNNTVAPVEMNVTFTTHESNNYALAIVRDITKRKEVEEILRRTQERVELALKGADLGMWDWNIKNNELIYNDRWAEMLGYEPRDIKPSFDSWKKLMHPDDLPSFMENIGLHLRNEIFFFESEFRMHDKRNASWRWILARGKLVERNGSGEPLRLAGTTMDISERKQFEEELRKSNELKDLFTDIMRHDLLNPAGNIKGYSDLLFETEASDKQKVLVDGIKRNNDKLIEMIETAAKFAKLESVENIQLEIMDIGTILRNVVEQFDQKLVDKQMNVEMRASGTYHSLVNPIVEEIFANFISNAIKYSPENTGIIIDVIDSNYQWKVEVTDQGEGIPDELKAQVFERFKRVHKKGVKGTGLGLAIVKRIAEIMEGEVGVEDNPAGNGSVFWAKFRKCDHYMETSLSISDDEGECVSDLPAKRKLLVH